The following proteins come from a genomic window of Triticum aestivum cultivar Chinese Spring chromosome 6A, IWGSC CS RefSeq v2.1, whole genome shotgun sequence:
- the LOC123131783 gene encoding uncharacterized protein: MEPIQPTATQASKIRVQHEPADGGYAASGAIGALPIHLIEKILGFASSTSPLDSVRLAVVCKSWAAAVSERLARPTPHLFALKLANVHSQSPLRFMLPPEEERRHRGAIYSLPVNEEGSPSLVAPARLPSVVRDPKGMNFKLSGALPCGLLSFAVGNRVVLVNPITGAFRSDVYAPFGTGAKVRAVASANAIFDHDYAERSVPLCWCTGEWSERKLLSEEFKNIYLMAYTDGVFYALEFRGCAYTVDTRVPPPWRLKKLRAPSILEQYTPIRGRFLCYSHLLESEGAVLFVGPVLAPRQPTCRDTIGGFEVYRLDVKAARWVKVERLAADRALFVSEQSSCLGGAGVHEQLHLLCG, from the coding sequence ATGGAGCCGATCCAACCCACGGCCACCCAAGCGAGCAAGATCCGCGTCCAGCACGAGCCCGCTGACGGCGGATATGCGGCGAGCGGGGCTATCGGCGCCCTCCCTATCCACCTCATTGAGAAGATCCTCGGATTCGCGTCCAGCACGAGCCCGCTGGATTCGGTGCGCCTCGCCGTCGTCTGCAAGTCCTGGGCGGCGGCCGTCTCCGAGCGGCTAGCGAGACCCACCCCCCACCTGTTCGCGCTCAAGCTCGCCAACGTGCACAGCCAGTCCCCGTTACGGTTCATGCTGCCGCCCGAGGAGGAGCGCCGCCACCGCGGGGCCATCTACTCCCTGCCGGTGAACGAGGAGGGCTCGCCGTCGCTGGTGGCCCCTGCCCGCTTGCCCTCCGTGGTCCGCGACCCAAAAGGCATGAACTTTAAGCTATCCGGCGCCCTGCCCTGCGGCCTCCTCTCCTTCGCGGTCGGCAACCGCGTTGTCCTCGTCAACCCCATCACCGGCGCGTTCCGGAGCGACGTGTATGCGCCCTTCGGGACTGGAGCTAAGGTGAGGGCCGTCGCCAGCGCCAACGCGATCTTCGATCACGACTACGCCGAGAGGAGCGTCCCGCTCTGCTGGTGCACGGGGGAGTGGTCCGAGCGGAAGCTGCTCTCTGAAGAGTTCAAGAACATTTATCTGATGGCCTACACAGACGGTGTCTTCTACGCGCTGGAATTCCGGGGTTGCGCCTACACGGTGGACACACGCGTGCCACCACCATGGCGCCTGAAGAAGCTCCGTGCGCCGAGCATTCTCGAGCAGTACACCCCGATCCGCGGGCGCTTCCTCTGCTACTCGCACCTGCTGGAGTCGGAAGGGGCAGTCCTGTTTGTTGGTCCGGTGCTCGCACCACGACAACCCACATGCCGTGATACCATCGGTGGCTTCGAGGTGTACAGGCTGGATGTCAAGGCGGCACGATGGGTGAAAGTGGAGAGGCTTGCTGCTGACAGGGCGCTTTTCGTGAGTGAGCAATCATCGTGCCTCGGAGGTGCCGGGGTGCATGAGCAACTGCATCTACTTTGTGGGTGA